The Candidatus Hydrogenedentota bacterium genome contains the following window.
CCCCGGGACGACGCCTGGCTCGAAACCCTGCTCGAACCCCTGCTGCGCGGCGAGTGCGACGCCGTCTCTGGACGCCAGATCGCCCGCCCCGACGCCTACCTCGTCGTCAAGTACGATCTGAACCGCGCCTACGGCAACCGCAATTTCAAAAAGAAGCGCTACAGCTTTTTCTCCGCCGCCGCCTGCGCCTTCCGGCGCAACCTGTGGGAGCGCGAAAAGTTCCCCGAGGAAGGCTGGGGCGAAGATTTCGTCTGGGCGCTCAACTGCAAGGAGCACGGCGCGCGCTTCGACATCGCTGTCGATGCCGTCGTCGAGCACTCTCACAACTACACGCTGAAAACCCTCTACCGCCGGGAGCGCGGCCACGGCATCGTCCACTACCAGATGCTCAAAGACAAGCCCTCCCTCGCGGGCCAGGGATTCGCCTGCGCGAAACACATCGTGCGCGACGCCCTCTACGCCGCCCGCAAGGGCAAGTTCCACACCATCCCATACAACGTCGCGTACCGCTGTACCTTCCACTGGGCCCACTACCAGGGGCGGAAAGCGGGCCTGCAAAACGCCGGATTTCCGGCCGAATTCTTCCGGGGATAACCAGAATCGTGCGTACTATTCAACTGGCCCGGCGCTACGTCCGGGACGACTGGGGCGGGACCGAAACCGTCGTGCAGGAGGTCAGCCGCCGCCTCATCGCGCTCGGCCACGACGCCGAGGTCTACTGCACGCTCGCCACCGCCAACACTCCGGCGGACAACATCGATGGCGTGCGCGTCACCCGCTTTCCCTACTTCTACCCCGCCATCGGCCTCAGCCCCGAAAACCGCGACATCCTCGACCGCAAAGGTGGGAGCCCCTTCTCCTTCGCCCTCATGCGCGCCCTCATGCGCTATCCCGATCTCGACCTCATCCACCTCCACACCGGCAACCGCATCGGGGGAATCGGCCGCCACGTCGCGCGCAAGCGACGCATCCCCTATGTCGTCTCGCTCCACGGCGGAGCCTTCGACATCCCCGCCGAGGAGGCCGCGTCCCTCGCCGCCCCCATGAAGGGCTCTTTCGACTGGGGCAAGATACTCGGCATGTGGGTCGGTTCGCGCCGCGTCATGCAGGACGCCGGCGCCATACTCTGCGTCGGCTATCCCGAAAGCCAGAAGGCCCAGGCCCATTTCCCCGAGAAAAACGTCCAGTACGTCCCCAACGGAGCCGACACCCGCCGCTTCGCCCGGGGCGACGGCCAGGCCTTCCGCGAAGCACGGGGCATCCCCCGGGACGCCAAAGTCCTGCTCACCGTCGCGCGGATCGATACCCAGAAGAATCAGATGCTGCCCGCGCGCCTGTTGCCGGAACTGTGCCGCATCGAGCCCAACACCCATGTGCTCCTCATCGGCAACATCACGAACAAAGCCTACCACCAGAAAATCGAACAGCAGGTCGCCGCGTCGGGACTCAGCGATCACATCACCATCATTCCCGGCATCGACGCCAGCAGCCAGGACATTGTAGACGCCTACCATGCCGCGGACTTTTTCCTGTTACCCTCTATCCACGAGCCCTTCGGAATTGTTATCCTCGAAGCCTGGTCCGCCGGCCTGCCCGTGCTCGCCAGCCGCGTCGGCGGCATACCGCACTTCGTGGAGGACGGTAAGGACGGGCTCCTTTTCGATCCCGCGGACGATACCGAGTTTCTGAAGGCCTTCGAGGCCCTCGCCGGCGCGCCCGATCGCGCCGCCGCAATCGCCGCGGCCGGGGGGGAGAAAGCCCGCGAACAGTACGACTGGGATGCCGTCGCACGGCGCATCCTCAGCATCTACGAGGACGTAATTCGTGAGAATCCTCTTCGCAAATAACCTCTGCGGCCACTACGGTGGCGTCGAACAGACCATCGCCCACACCGCGCGGGCCCTCGCCGCAAAAGGCCACGAATGCCACCTGGCCTACGCCAGCGCTGGCCGCAATCCCGAGGAATTCGCACGCCTCTTCGCCAGCGTCACGCGATGCCGCGAATTCGGCGGGCCGCCCCAGCAGGCCGGCGGGCAGCTCTTTGCCGATATCATCGCGCGCTGCAAACCCGATGTCCTCTTTGTCCACAAAATCTCCCAGCTGCCCGAGGGCGTCGAACACGCCAGAAACTACCGCAAAATCGTCCTCGTGCACGACAACGACATGTGGTGCCCCACCGGGCTCGGCTACGACCGCCGCACCCGCAAACTATGCACCCATTCCGCCGGCTGGCAGTGCTATCTTTCCTTCGCCTTCCTCGAAAAACGCGAGTCGAAGCTCATGCCCTTCCGCATCGTCAGCGTCCGCGAGAAGATTTGCGAAATGCAGCGCTACCACCAGTTTGACAGCATCCTGGCCAACAGCAACTTCATCCGGGAAAAGCTCCTCGCCAACGGGTTCCCCTTCGATCGCACCCGCGTCTGCCATCCGGCCTTGAACCAGCCGGAGCCGGCCCCGTCTCCCGTCCCCGACGAAAGCGTCATTCTCTACGTCGGCTCGCTCATCCGCGGAAAAGGCGTGGATCTGCTCCTCGAGGCGCTACCCCATCTCCGCTGCCCGTACCAGCTCTACATCGTGGGCGTCGGCAAGTCACAGGACGCCCTGAAACGCAAGGCCCGCGACCTCGGAATCGCCGGAGCCGTCCACTTCGAAGGCTGGATACCCAACGAGAAAATCGCCGGCTACTATCAGCGCGCCCGCGTCGTCGCCGTGCCCTCCGCCTGGCCCGAACCCTTCGGCCTCGTCGGCCTGGAGGCCATGCGACACGGTCGCCCCGTCGTCGCCTTCCGAACCGGCGGTATTCCGGACTGGCTCGTCAACGAGGAAAACGGCCTGCTCGCGCCGTCGCTCGACGTCGCGGCCTACGCCGCCGCGCTGGAGCGGGCCCTCGCCGAACCCGGACTCGCGAAAAGGCTCGGCGAAAACGGCGCGCGCCGCGCACGCGAGAAGTTCTCCTTTGAAAAATACTTGAACCGTCTGGAGCAATTCCTGGCGGGTGCGGGAGTTGCCGATGAGCCAGCCTGAAAAATTGACCCTTTGCGTTTTCATTGATGCTCTCGGCTGGGAAGTCGCGAAGCGGTACCCCATGCTGGAGGACATTCTCGTCGAGCGCCGCCCCCTGAACACGATCTTCGGCTACAGCTCCACCTGTGACCCCACCATCCTCACCGGCGCGCTGCCGCGCGACCACGGGCACTTCGCCTTCTTCGCCTATGCCCCGGATCGCTCCCCATTCAAGCACTACAAGTACTTCCGGCTCCTGCCAACGTCGATTATGCAGCGCGGGCGCGTACGCGGAAAGCTCAGCCAGATTATGAAGCGCGTCCACGGCTTCACCGGCTACTTCCAGCTCTACAACATGCCCTTCAAGTGGCTACACCTCTTCACCTACACCGAGCAGAACAATATCTTCGAACCCGGCGGCATCAACGGCGGACAGCCCACCATATTTGACTACCTGCGCGACAACAACATCCCCTATTGCCGCCCGGAAGGCTACAACGAGCCCGAAAGCGTCGCGGAAGTGGAAGCCGCCATCGACGAAGGCGCCGTGTCATTCGTCTACCTCTTTCTCGGCCGCCTGGACGCCATCCTGCACCAGTATGGCGCCGCCGGCGATCCCGTGAAACAACACATCGCCTGGTACGAGGGCGAAA
Protein-coding sequences here:
- a CDS encoding glycosyltransferase family 2 protein, which translates into the protein MNSTSETTANEAAPSAGSRPRVAIVMRSKNEQPYAARTLAALQTQTYREFTLYNVDSGSTDGTLEAVRQFNPDPANIVEIAPQDYIPGRVLNNMIARTTEPIIVLLNADCVPRDDAWLETLLEPLLRGECDAVSGRQIARPDAYLVVKYDLNRAYGNRNFKKKRYSFFSAAACAFRRNLWEREKFPEEGWGEDFVWALNCKEHGARFDIAVDAVVEHSHNYTLKTLYRRERGHGIVHYQMLKDKPSLAGQGFACAKHIVRDALYAARKGKFHTIPYNVAYRCTFHWAHYQGRKAGLQNAGFPAEFFRG
- a CDS encoding glycosyltransferase family 4 protein, with protein sequence MRTIQLARRYVRDDWGGTETVVQEVSRRLIALGHDAEVYCTLATANTPADNIDGVRVTRFPYFYPAIGLSPENRDILDRKGGSPFSFALMRALMRYPDLDLIHLHTGNRIGGIGRHVARKRRIPYVVSLHGGAFDIPAEEAASLAAPMKGSFDWGKILGMWVGSRRVMQDAGAILCVGYPESQKAQAHFPEKNVQYVPNGADTRRFARGDGQAFREARGIPRDAKVLLTVARIDTQKNQMLPARLLPELCRIEPNTHVLLIGNITNKAYHQKIEQQVAASGLSDHITIIPGIDASSQDIVDAYHAADFFLLPSIHEPFGIVILEAWSAGLPVLASRVGGIPHFVEDGKDGLLFDPADDTEFLKAFEALAGAPDRAAAIAAAGGEKAREQYDWDAVARRILSIYEDVIRENPLRK
- a CDS encoding glycosyltransferase family 4 protein, whose protein sequence is MRILFANNLCGHYGGVEQTIAHTARALAAKGHECHLAYASAGRNPEEFARLFASVTRCREFGGPPQQAGGQLFADIIARCKPDVLFVHKISQLPEGVEHARNYRKIVLVHDNDMWCPTGLGYDRRTRKLCTHSAGWQCYLSFAFLEKRESKLMPFRIVSVREKICEMQRYHQFDSILANSNFIREKLLANGFPFDRTRVCHPALNQPEPAPSPVPDESVILYVGSLIRGKGVDLLLEALPHLRCPYQLYIVGVGKSQDALKRKARDLGIAGAVHFEGWIPNEKIAGYYQRARVVAVPSAWPEPFGLVGLEAMRHGRPVVAFRTGGIPDWLVNEENGLLAPSLDVAAYAAALERALAEPGLAKRLGENGARRAREKFSFEKYLNRLEQFLAGAGVADEPA
- a CDS encoding alkaline phosphatase family protein → MSQPEKLTLCVFIDALGWEVAKRYPMLEDILVERRPLNTIFGYSSTCDPTILTGALPRDHGHFAFFAYAPDRSPFKHYKYFRLLPTSIMQRGRVRGKLSQIMKRVHGFTGYFQLYNMPFKWLHLFTYTEQNNIFEPGGINGGQPTIFDYLRDNNIPYCRPEGYNEPESVAEVEAAIDEGAVSFVYLFLGRLDAILHQYGAAGDPVKQHIAWYEGEIRRIYEKAAAQYSEVHLYIFSDHGMTDIRQTCDVMARIESLGLAFGEDYAAAYDSTMARFWFLKPGAREKIEAALAEEPLGHTMSAEELASYGCDFPGNTYGDLFFLMNPGVLICPSHMGVKPLAGMHGFAPGDPDSVAALLANVPVAPEITGLEHLYALMRREVENQPAR